A region of Streptomyces paludis DNA encodes the following proteins:
- a CDS encoding glycoside hydrolase family 64 protein, with amino-acid sequence MISRRLFLTGATAAATALTYPVWGSALSPAASAAPEFCEIALQNKSLPGTVHAYITGHDATTGGGWALLRADGSVYRPQSPATRLTPLPVDCAIPLNPAGAAPRVLRLPQLFGARVYFVRDGRLDFFLNPGPALVEPAFATAADPNYGRTWSFCEFTFNPAQLFSNISYVDLVTALPIGITLAGDTTHTVAPLPAGALQRIADGLTAQAAVDGHPWDKLVLRGANGQVLRVISPQNAAGDNPFRNVFTSYVNQVWEKYRSTDLRIDLQGGRGVFTGRVTGDVLTFNGGHTFTKPTSMDIFTCNSGPFANNPGDSDDKKALLARLAAAFNRSTVLSHANQPNGATAADYYRNPVTNHYARVVHANTPIGYAFPYDDVQPTGQPDVSGVAADGNPRRWTVTVGS; translated from the coding sequence GTGATATCCCGCCGTCTGTTCCTCACCGGCGCGACCGCCGCCGCCACCGCCCTCACCTACCCCGTCTGGGGAAGCGCGCTGAGCCCCGCCGCCTCGGCAGCGCCGGAATTCTGTGAAATAGCCCTCCAGAACAAGTCGTTGCCCGGCACGGTCCACGCCTACATCACCGGCCATGACGCCACCACCGGCGGCGGCTGGGCACTGCTGCGCGCCGACGGCAGTGTCTACCGGCCGCAGTCCCCGGCCACCCGGCTGACCCCGCTGCCCGTCGACTGCGCGATCCCGCTGAATCCGGCGGGCGCCGCGCCCAGGGTGCTGAGGCTGCCTCAGCTGTTCGGCGCGCGCGTCTACTTCGTGCGCGACGGCAGGCTGGACTTCTTCCTCAACCCGGGCCCGGCCCTGGTCGAGCCGGCGTTCGCCACCGCGGCTGACCCCAACTACGGCCGTACCTGGTCGTTCTGCGAATTCACCTTCAACCCCGCCCAGCTCTTCTCCAACATCAGCTACGTCGATCTGGTGACGGCGCTGCCCATCGGCATCACCCTCGCGGGCGACACCACCCACACGGTCGCCCCGCTGCCGGCGGGCGCGCTCCAGCGGATCGCGGACGGGCTCACCGCCCAGGCGGCCGTCGACGGCCACCCGTGGGACAAGCTGGTCCTGCGCGGCGCCAACGGCCAGGTGCTGCGCGTGATCTCCCCGCAGAACGCGGCCGGTGACAACCCCTTCCGGAATGTCTTCACCAGCTATGTCAACCAGGTCTGGGAGAAGTACCGTTCGACGGATCTGCGGATCGACCTCCAGGGCGGCCGGGGCGTGTTCACCGGCCGGGTCACCGGTGATGTCCTCACCTTCAACGGCGGTCACACCTTCACCAAGCCCACCTCCATGGACATCTTCACCTGCAACAGCGGCCCCTTCGCCAACAACCCCGGCGACTCCGACGACAAGAAGGCGCTGCTGGCCCGGCTCGCCGCCGCCTTCAACCGCTCGACGGTCCTGAGCCACGCGAACCAGCCGAACGGCGCCACCGCCGCCGACTACTACCGGAACCCGGTCACCAACCACTACGCCCGGGTCGTCCACGCCAACACCCCGATCGGCTACGCCTTCCCGTACGACGACGTCCAGCCCACCGGCCAGCCGGATGTCTCGGGCGTGGCGGCCGACGGCAATCCGCGCCGCTGGACGGTGACCGTCGGCTCCTGA